The DNA window gaagCATGTAGTTTAGTGGTCGTCGTTGGTTTATATCTGTCTTTGTATTTCGcaaactgcattttttttaataaaataggcCGTTAATGATAATTGAATTGttgcatatttttcatgtcggggTCATTTATAGCCAACTAACGGTATGAGTTtatctcattgttgaaagctgtacgaTTTATTGCCTATGATGGTTTATAACCACCCCTTATAACCTGATGAAAATTcgctcgttggcaatcatactacaccAGAAGATTTTTACCTTACATCGAACATGCTGCGGCGAGCTAACGGACAATTACTGACTATGTTGATGCATTCTGCGAAGTCTGTGTCAAAACAGAGCAATTGTTTTAACAACTTCAATGATTAAAGAACTACTTAACATTCAAGCGGACACCAAACTGGGGTTTTTTCGCAATGAAGTAATTACAATTATTGTGTACATCTGCTGATAATggtatattatttctttttttatttttaggtaaTTTACAGATTGAgtatatataagatatacatgtatttgtctgCTTTAAAATGGATCTTAAAAAAGAAGACTTTTCCAGcttaaaaaaaaggtcaaagATTCTTAAAATTTCGTACAGACGGAAGAattgagtgtgtaggcaaaAGAAATATCTTTAGTTAGCTTCTTCGATAGCTGAAATGTGAATACATTTTTAAGAAAGGTATACTATCCTCCTTTCGATGTAGgctagtcctacagacagatatacaagcaagcaagctaaccaaaaatattacctttacctacacactcaatgcaatcggcTGTAAACGATTCGTGCGTAACAATAAAACTTTATTAAGGAATAAGCTACCAATACATTTGCAAATGATCTTAAAAGTAACTTAGAGTAACTTTCATACTATTTTAATGTATAACTAATATAATATTTACTGATTTTTCAGGCGATATGTTTACGACATGGTGCATACCTGGCCAACTTTGAGACATTAGAAGAATTGATgttaatgaaatatgaattgAAGAAGATAAATACTGGTTAGTTTGTTTCTGGTGTTGCATACatagtttttgttataaataagggTTGCTAGTTCATAGTCTGGTATGTGTATCATACcggaatcagaaaaaaaatgttctgtaTTCAGTTTGATAATAAATCTCTCTCATATTCTTGTTAATAAtagaagtgaaaaaaaaattatttatttccttggggttttattcagtttttttaccttttttctcTCCCTTCTTTTTTATCACTCAGTTTTTTATGGTCcaatttatacaaatgttgaaatattatgtAATGAATGCATGCTCTTATTCCTTGTTTTGTTATATAGGTTAAatggagaagacttcataagtctgtttgaaaaaaaatgaaaataacaagtTTAATAATGTCAATGCGTCCGAAGCACTtgtctggatttaccttcatcaggaacgctcacagccaaacatttgaaatccaaggatgtataagtaccgaaaccgtggAAGAGCTTTATGACAATAATACCTAAAATTGATCACCAAACTCATCcaaagtcaactttgcctgagggagttgaaactttagttttattattatttcgaCGAGGCACATACAAGTATAATTTACACTTCTTAACTCAAAGTTGATTCTTTTTACAGGTCTGTAAAAGCGTTTTTCTCAAACTTTTTATGGTGTCTGCCTTTTTACgtaaaacgttttttttttttttttttttttatcttcattgaTGTATTCATTGTTGCAGAACGCGATGTGGTATCAGTTTAAACGTATTTTATATGCTAAACACAAATCGGATGAAACACACTTGTCCGCGAGGGCATCATCAGCTCAGTATTCAATACGTctgtactgacatgatttaacaaacttttctaaaattgtccgtttataaattttgaaattatgaagAAACTAAAGTTTGAACTCCCTCAGACAAAGTTGACTTTGGATGAGTTTGGCGATCAATTTTAGACGATATGTTTGTATTTTCGCAAATCTCTAAGGAATGCAATATTGAAACACATTTCTTAATTAATTCGTGTAAAACTAAGCGCCagtttcacggtccactgaacatacaTGTAGAAAAAGTCATTGCGAGTGGGGTATCTGTGTATTATCGACGCATTCTTGTTTTATGGACgcattcttgttttttgttgttttttcatgtactttttgtttgtatatacaaGGTCAACATTACTACATTGGTGGACGTAACGTTAACAGATATAAGTCTGGCGGCGATTGGAGATGGATTAAACATGGTAAGGTAACGTTAACAGATATAAGTCTGGCGGCGATTGGAGATGGATTAAACATGGAAAGATGACTAAGATGACATACTTTGCATTCGATTCCTCAGAACCAAATGGATCCTTTTCTTCACCAGAAGATTGTTTACTTTTCCATGGAACTCGAGGTTACATTTCTTCATAAGCCTAGGAAAAGTGTTTCAATATTGCATTCTTTAGAGATATTTGAAACAACACAATCACTAATATCGACATCTCTTTCTTCGTATTGGCGTTTGGAATATACTTTCATCACTTTATCCATTTTGAAACACAAAAAGCATGTTAAGGTGTTCACGGAGACTATTAGCGAAAAATATGAGTAGTCCTTGCGCActcaaaaaaaatcattaaacgCATACCCTGTGTCTTTTTCtcaactagaacacacccgcgaaatcgcgggcattcagagcgtatttgaaaggatgaacagtgttgtaggaagaattttgtaaaatatgtaatgacttgagaatttcaggaaaattatcaaaagtcataggtactttgggacaggaaaatgtttttgttaccctcctcctttatttccaaaattcccactttttgttttctattaatttcattatgaacatacatttagtgtacatgtattatgaacattccagtcaggagcctttaattcagtggttcagtgatatttgtttttcgttcattttttgtgcataaataaggcttttagttttctcatttgaattgtttcacattgtcatttcggggccttttatataagactatgcagtatcggcttttgcttattgttgaaggccgtaaggtgacctttaaatgttaatttcggtgtcattttggtctcttgtggagagctgtctcattggcattcataccacatcttctttttttgtaaaacatttagtgacttgagaatttcagaaaaggtatcaaaagtcataggtaatatgggacaggataattgtttttctagccaGGCTCCccctttttccacaaaaaaatcctttttttttgtttgttctctattaattttaatgacacatgaataattttagcgcctatctatatattatgaacattcattaaagggTGGTCggggcagaggcggatttagggggcccGCCCCCTTtctggaaaataattggttacttatatattaagatatattatttattcaaatgttctcTTATATCCTTGAGGCATCGTCCCCTGGTATCAACTGCATTCAAGTTACCTATGATGCTTCCTTGTTTGCTTTTGATACAGGTAGGAAAGAGACATTTACACACATTTTACATGCCTATGGCCCATAAGGTATCGCCCCCTGGTGTCAGCTGCCTTTAGGAAACCATAATGCTTTCCTATTTGCTGCTGACACAGGATGAGTCAtggacatgtttaatttctactttctttttggctaattattatatatttaattgatccaactttttgtgtactatacatatgtggatatctatttttctttttttctttttgggctacttgtttgttatctatatcaaccacacttgcaataaaatgcattagtattaaaaaaaaacatactatagattctttatctacgtattctttaagaacttaaatagttctcgtttaactcttttttttctttcttttttttatctcattgtttgtattgtattatgaaaaaaattattgatgttgtaatgtttatgccctttggggcccataattggaaaataaaatatcttatcttatcttatcttatcttatagggaatcactgaagcatgaccggagcgggcccctcttacaaattaaatatctcgacatcccgaaattcgaaaaaaaaatcctgaagtATGACCGGAACGGGCCCCGCTTAGGCAGTCAACGGGTCCCTGCGtatgaacatttctggatccgccactgcacaTGCAGAGAGGCTctgatcccaatatcccggGGTTAAAagcatgaaatcccgaggttctgaatttactatacaaattaaatatctcgacatcccgaaattcgataAAAGgaatcccggatcccgaaatggtcaatcctgaagtttcgatcttaaaaacacccgttccagacgtcccgaaagtgtattttctttttacagtcaattctcagtttaaaaattgatccacagcggtcacttgatatatattttcagacCCTCTCTTTTAAATAAACcatgtgactgccgtggatagtaaacttgaaaatgatatcagacagaaaatacactttattcgtagtatatgtatttgtttcaaagatACGCAAACCGGAGGTCTTATCTGAgttaaatttcgtccaatgtcggatataagacagaaaatacactgtattcgtagtattaatgtgtgttcaaagtatacagaaaaacgcaaaccggaagtctaatctgacttaaaatttcgcccaatgacggaaacatatccggacgtcttttttctcgtttttcacccaaaataactcaatctgaataatcatatgaatggatgacaaatgcgattatgcactgtacccaTATGACatagaggcatgatgattaatttattgtggaaagaagagaagcgacacccaaaatgaggtcttctcgtttaatagtatagatgtaGCACTGCATGTTATTTACCTTCAGctgcactttttttttctattttctaaaGTTACATGTACACCAAACGCGGTAAAAATACATGTGTTCTGTTTTCAGACATTTTCTATtgttaaacataaaatttaaaaaagcaaactttcaaaaaacgaaataataaaaaagcagCACGTTAGTTGTAGTATTTtacaagtttggttaaaaatgtacaaacacTCTGTACTAAGTGCTACGCGGTACCTTATAAAgctttttgtttatgtttaagtTGTAAAAGTTCGCAatatacacagctacttttgcataggtattatttctaaaatctgtagtactggaaatttacttttaatattcagtactattttgttactttaaattattgtaatatttaggtacctgtattttacagtacttaatttgtacttgaaatttaggtactacagTTTTTTGTTTACtaccgttacattttcagcattttgaaagtttttctttttcaaatctcttaaaattatgattttgaaacatggaatattgtattatttctgtaccaaaatatttagtacaattcaagtactttaaaatatgtatgtgaagttagcagccggtgcgttattcgttattcgatattcaatatcaaaccgcgttggatattcaaaattttgttgaaaatcataaaaaaagaaataattgataacattaaaaacCTGATTTTCACTCAGATTTTCATAGTTAAGATGACTGATAAGATACGTAGGAAATCGTAAAATTACCTCTTCAAGATGTTGTAAGTTCTCGTTGTCCTcaaatataaacccttttctaagtttatataataaagattgttgtcgataaaaaaaacttcaaagatttacttttatacatgatattttttaaaacaaaacaaaaaacgctAACTCTAGAAAAcatcaagaaatataaatagaaatatttatggaaagcccaaaaaagaaatatatgatGAAAACCTACGTTTGTATCTCCctgttgactaaatgtctgcttaatattaggcagattgagagataataataatgttatcaagtatttcttttttttatgattttcaacaaaattttgaatatccaaccgactgctagcagccggttggatattgaatatcgaatatcgaataacgaaccggctgctaacttcacatacatctgtaaaatacaagtacctaataaaacaataatttaaaagtaaaaaatagtacttaatattaaaagtaaattttccaGCACTACATAtatttagtacagaaatagtacttatgcaaaagtagctgtgtaaaTAAGACggtgtgatatgagtgccaatgagacaactctatataaaaagtgaataagagcctgtaattcagtggttgtcgttagtgtatgtgttacatatttgtttttcgttatttttttacataaataaggccgttagttttctcgtttgaattgttttacattgtcttattggggcctttatagctgactatgcggtatgggctttgctcagtgttgaaggccgtacggttatctataattgttaatgtttgtgtcattttggttttgtggatagttgtctcattggcaataataccacatcttcttttttatatgtataggCTCGCGCCAAAAAGCAAAAAGCAGCAGTGCGTTTTCGGTACGCTCTATTCGTTTGTTTATTGCGTTCGTATGCAGTTCTCCTCTGTCTGAACACAATCTGACAGGGACaggtataaaaagaaaaatgacaaagtACAACTAGTCTATCTCCCAAAAgagtaaatatttattaaaaccaAAACCATGACCACATGCACAccttcaatatatatatataattacaccttatgtaagaatcctgggttttgattggttgatagctagtgtatttttcaccaatttactgttatcaaatgaatatcgttCATTTTAAACGCCGACGGGGTATATGCAAAAAGGATATgccttttttaccctctctgTCGTGGTATTTGCCgaaaaatactctatccgaCTGGACGCGTGTAACGTCACGATCATCAATGCgtttttaaacagatatatcatgttaaggaggggtatttgcgtACAATAAAAGtcgagagaatgttaaatttcgcGAGCCGTAAGGCTTCAAAGTTAGGAGCCTAGCTTTGGTCGTTGTTAGTcgtatatgattttttatttaatttgatttcgTTTTTATGTTTAGGAGTTTAGTGTGACATCTATTTGACTGAACaagaacatatttttattaaggGACAAGCTGAAGCCCGACTCCGGGTATGGGATTTTCTCGCTATGTTAAAGACGAATCAATGGCCTTAGgctgttttgttttgtcctttgtctctttgacacatttaccatttccattctcaattttatcattccTGTAAATCTAGTTATGTATGAcataatgatatacatgtaactgtacatgtatatatatgtacttaaTCTATAATATACACATGCATCCGTATTGACAATTAATAATTCATATGAAGTGGTTTACATACTTTTTTGAAAATCCCATAAGGTGGAAATAGCCAATAATATAATGTGGGACAATCTGTGGGGAAGTTTTAGTTTCGTTTTCTTTCATACATCGGCTGTGCTGTGATTAACAACATCGTGATAAAGATAgaggtaaaataaaatatgaaaattatgaaaatacacaataaaatagACAACAAAAATTACTACTGTACATTAAAATGGagtacatatatttatcattttaattctTCCGTTAATTGTGATAAATAAAACCCATAATGGGATGTAAAGtagaaattgttttatattatttgagtatgcataaatatatgataattttaaagatTATAATCAAAATTGAACCACAATCTTTGATATTGATAAGATATTTCATCTCTTTATTTATAACGCAATATTTGAACAGAATacaaatgtactatttttagatttctgtttacatcTAAAGTGTAATATTTACACCTGGCTTTTGCAGGTAAATCCTTTCTGTGTTGTTTACCAGTAACAAAGTATTAGTGCTACCATTAATTCCGTGGGATGTGTGTAGGCGGTATTTGGTGAGTTCGTATACTTTGTTGATTGCCGTACATGTAAAGAGTATATAACCGGCTCACATTGACatatgttataattttgtatacatGACTTCCATTATCGGGTGTTGGTGACATTTATATCACTGACACATGTCGTGCACAAAGCGACCCAAGCTTAAGTTGCATACACATATGAACAAACTGGGATTTGTTCCCGGCAAGAAGTTAAACCTTTTGTAAGTGGagaatgtataaatatgttgtGCAGTTACTAGTATATCAAAAATTGGGACGTATTCATATGAGGCTGATTTAGGGGTTACTCCCTTTCCATGGATGCATTTACTTTCAACGTGTTCCATTCATACTTTTGCCTTTTTTCGAGGTCCTTCTTTTCAAACTCTTTGATATATGCATCTGAACATGG is part of the Mytilus trossulus isolate FHL-02 chromosome 13, PNRI_Mtr1.1.1.hap1, whole genome shotgun sequence genome and encodes:
- the LOC134694469 gene encoding uncharacterized protein LOC134694469 — translated: MQAICLRHGAYLANFETLEELMLMKYELKKINTGQHYYIGGRNVNRYKSGGDWRWIKHGKMTKMTYFAFDSSEPNGSFSSPEDCLLFHGTRGYISS